The following are encoded together in the Cololabis saira isolate AMF1-May2022 chromosome 5, fColSai1.1, whole genome shotgun sequence genome:
- the LOC133444756 gene encoding early endosome antigen 1-like, which produces MFVAKTFNGRQISGSAQTEKEQERNEEETDDRPNSVSTHQTGEISNELSHGQDPKIRYKFLKAAKHAATDLGKHLNGQVKHLDMKRQTQTTLEEKCLKKQEKLENLLRNNKTLEQQIVAINLSLRNETELEEEYNRMKMEHKTLTQINDKIQSQLLKSQQSLLKQQHLEEKSKRKRQENQSLRMNNVILEQQLWGLNEKLLVEEKMRYQYSEMEAQREAMLDYNRILQCKVQELKDQYDSAKESIDNYNMNKLHLDALEMERNELTAQFNELDNELRQIKAMKSQCPEMQSASEAAKNDNSGLARKIQDLQTEFLNFKNVKEEHDAALKGPQVSGSAQTDKEQERNEEETDNTQQPNSVSTQTEETSNELSHDQDPKIRYNFLKAEKHAATDLRKHLKGQVKHLNMKCQTQTTLEEKCLKKQEKLENLVRNNKALEQQIVAINLSLRDETELEEEYNRRKMEHKTLTQINDKIQSQLLKSQQSLLKQQHLEEKSKRKRQENQSLRMNNGILEQQLLGLNKKLLVEEKMRYQYSEMEAQREAMLDYNRILQCKVQELKDQYDSAKESIDNYNMNKLHLDALEMERNELTAQFNKLDNELRQIKAMKSQCPEMQSASEAAKNDNSGLARKIQDLQTEFLNFKNVKEEHDAALKERSARGQDVCHLNGNIKKRKWKQNKSKKISLLHKTRQVKDFVQFIENNMNIYSYETEVAEWAA; this is translated from the coding sequence ATGTTTGTTGCTAAAACTTTCAACGGTCGACAGATTTCAGGATCTGCACAAACGGAAAAGGAACAGGAGAGAAATGAGGAGGAAACAGACGATCGGCCAAACAGCGTTTCCACTCACCAAACTGGAGAAATAAGCAATGAGTTGTCACATGGCCAAGACCCAAAGATCAGATACAAGTTTCTGAAAGcagcaaaacatgctgcaacaGACTTGGGCAAACACTTGAATGGTCAAGTCAAACATCTGGACATGAAGCGCCAGACTCAAACAACCTTGGAGGAAAAATGTTTGAAGAAGCAAGAGAAGCTGGAGAACTTGCTCAGAAACAACAAGACTCTCGAACAACAAATTGTGGCTATAAATTTGagtttaagaaatgagacagaACTAGAAGAAGAATACAACAGGATGAAAATGGAGCATAAAACCCTGACCCAGATTAATGATAAGATCCAAAGTCAACTTTTGAAATCCCAACAATCacttttaaaacaacaacatctgGAAGAAAAGTCAAAGAGAAAACGGCAAGAGAACCAGTCTCTTCGCATGAACAACGTCATCCTTGAGCAACAGCTTTGGGGATTGAACGAAAAGCTTTTGGTGGAAGAAAAGATGCGGTACCAGTATTCAGAAATGGAAGCCCAAAGAGAGGCAATGCTGGATTACAACCGCATTCTCCAATGTAAAGTACAGGAGCTGAAAGACCAGTACGACAGTGCCAAAGAATCGATTGACAATTATAATATGAACAAGCTTCACTTGGATGCGCTTGAAATGGAGAGAAATGAACTTACAGCACAATTCAATGAGCTAGACAATGAGCTCCGACAAATCAAAGCCATGAAAAGCCAGTGTCCCGAGATGCAGTCGGCTTCAGAGGCTGCTAAAAACGACAACTCTGGGCTTGCCAGAAAAATTCAGGATCTTCAGACAGAATTCTTGAATTTCAAAAATGTGAAGGAAGAGCATGATGCAGCATTAAAAGGTCCACAGGTTTCAGGATCTGCACAAACGGACAAGGAACAGGAGAGAAATGAGGAGGAAACAGACAATACACAACAGCCAAACAGCGTTTCCACTCAAACGGAAGAAACAAGCAATGAGTTGTCACATGACCAAGACCCAAAGATCAGATACAACTTTCTGAAAGCAGAAAAACATGCTGCAACAGACTTGCGCAAACACTTGAAAGGTCAAGTCAAACATCTGAACATGAAGTGCCAGACTCAAACAACCTTGGAGGAAAAATGTTTGAAGAAGCAAGAGAAGCTGGAGAACTTGGTCAGAAACAACAAGGCTCTCGAACAACAAATTGTGGCTATAAATTTGAGTTTAAGAGATGAGACAGAACTAGAAGAAGAATACAACAGGAGGAAAATGGAGCATAAAACCCTGACCCAGATTAATGATAAGATCCAAAGTCAACTTTTGAAATCCCAACAATCacttttaaaacaacaacatctgGAAGAAAAGTCAAAGAGAAAACGGCAAGAGAACCAGTCTCTTCGCATGAACAACGGCATCCTTGAGCAACAGCTTCTGGGATTGAACAAAAAGCTTCTGGTGGAAGAAAAGATGCGCTACCAGTATTCAGAAATGGAAGCCCAAAGAGAGGCAATGCTGGATTACAACCGCATTCTCCAATGTAAAGTACAGGAGCTGAAAGACCAGTACGACAGTGCCAAAGAATCGATTGACAATTATAATATGAACAAGCTTCACTTGGATGCGCTTGAAATGGAGAGAAATGAActtacagcacaattcaacaagctAGACAATGAGCTCCGACAAATCAAAGCCATGAAAAGCCAGTGTCCCGAGATGCAGTCGGCTTCAGAGGCTGCTAAAAACGACAACTCTGGGCTTGCCAGAAAAATTCAGGATCTTCAGACAGAATTCTTGAATTTCAAAAATGTGAAGGAAGAGCATGATGCAGCATTAAAAGAACGGTCAGCCCGCGGACAAGATGTTTGTCACCTGAATGGCAACATCAAGAAAAGAaagtggaaacaaaacaaaagcaagaaGATCAGCCTTCTCCACAAGACCAGACAAGTCAAGGACTTTGTTCAGTTCATAGAGAACAATATGAACATTTATTCCTACGAAACTGAGGTCGCAGAGTGGGCTGCATGA